A portion of the Bacillus thuringiensis genome contains these proteins:
- the truA gene encoding tRNA pseudouridine(38-40) synthase TruA, with translation MNNYKLTIQYDGARFKGWQRLGNNDNTIQGKIESVISEMVGKEIEIIGCSRTDAGVHALNQVANFQSDEKLVEHKVKKYLNQYLPNDISITDVEEVHDRFHARYNSKAKTYLYKIWNEEHTNPFMRKYSMHVNKKLNVKSMKAAAKHLVGSHDFTAFSNAKSKKKSMVREVYTLDVMEEAGFVQIRVSGNGFLHNMVRKIVGALIEVGLGQLDAEAIPNILEEKQRNQINCLAEASGLYLENVEF, from the coding sequence ATGAATAATTATAAATTAACGATTCAGTACGACGGCGCACGTTTTAAAGGATGGCAACGTCTCGGTAATAACGATAATACGATTCAAGGAAAAATCGAAAGTGTCATATCTGAAATGGTCGGAAAAGAAATTGAAATTATCGGTTGTAGTAGAACAGACGCTGGTGTACATGCTTTGAATCAAGTTGCTAACTTTCAAAGTGATGAGAAGTTAGTGGAACATAAAGTGAAAAAATATTTAAATCAATATTTACCCAATGATATTAGCATTACGGATGTGGAAGAAGTACATGATCGCTTCCATGCTCGTTACAACTCTAAAGCAAAAACATATCTGTATAAAATTTGGAATGAAGAGCATACAAATCCATTTATGCGTAAATACAGCATGCATGTGAATAAAAAATTAAATGTGAAAAGCATGAAAGCAGCTGCAAAACATTTAGTTGGTTCACATGACTTTACTGCTTTTTCAAATGCGAAATCAAAGAAAAAATCTATGGTTCGAGAAGTATATACACTTGATGTGATGGAAGAGGCAGGGTTTGTACAAATTAGAGTAAGTGGTAACGGCTTCCTTCATAATATGGTAAGAAAAATTGTTGGGGCATTAATTGAAGTTGGATTAGGACAATTAGATGCTGAAGCAATTCCAAACATTTTAGAAGAAAAGCAGCGCAATCAAATTAATTGTCTTGCTGAGGCAAGTGGATTGTATTTAGAGAATGTTGAGTTTTA